ACACGGTCGCCGCCGAGGGGCTCCACCGCCCTCTCCAAACACGTACTATCGCGAAACGAGGAACGACCATGAATGCATCCCTCCACGCCGCCAACACCAGGGCCTGGATGCCGCGGGTCTTCCGGCCAGTGGCGATCACGGCGCTGGCGGCCACGCTGCTGGCCGGGTCAACTCCACCAGAAGTTCTGCAGTTCTGCGCCTAACGGGTGGTGAGATCACCGAGGCGGATGGGGATTGGCATGGGCCTCGCCGGAGGTTGGATCGAGGTTGCCGCACCGTCTCTCCGGCCCCGGCGAGGTCATATCAAAGGAGAGGGCGGGATACCCTGCCTGCGGTGCCTCGAACCACGTGACCGGAGGAGTCGATGCTGGGATGACGGCAGGGCGACCGATGCCCACACAGGACGACGTGCTCGGGTACTTCAACACGCTGTCGAACTGGGGACGGTGGGGCGACGACGACGAGCTCGGCACTCTGAACCACATCACCGACGACGTCCGGCTGGCGGCGGCGCGGGCCGTGCGCCACGGCAGGAGCGTGTCGTGCGCATGGGAGGTTGCCGTACCGGAAGACATGGAGCGGTCGACGACGACGTGCCCGTGCGCCGCCGACATGCCGGGCGCCGAGAACATGCCGGTGCCCGGATTCCACAACGACCGGCGCTGGGGCTTTTCGTCCGAGCGACTCGGCGTCACGTTCCACGGCAACACCCTCACCCACGTCGACTCGCCGTGCCACATCTTCTGGGACGGCACGATGTACAACGGGCGGTCGCACTCACTGGTCGACGCCGCAACGGGATCGGCGTGGGCGTCCGTCACGGCGGCGGCGAACGGGATCATCACGCGTGGTGTCCTGCTGGACATTGCGAGCGTGCGGGACGTGCCGTGGTTGGAACCGGGGCAGGGTGTGTTTCCCGACGATCTCGAGGAGGCCGAGCGTCGCCAGGGTGTGCGGGTGCGATCCGGCGATGCGGTACTCCTGCGGACCGGCTATGGCCGCGTCCGGCACGAAACCGGTGCGGTCAGCGGTTTCACGCAGGCCGGGTGGCACGCGTCCTGCCTGCCGTGGCTGCATGAACGGGAGGTCGCGCTGATCGGTGCCGACACCCCCCAGGACGTTCAGCCATCGGGGTACGAAGACGTGTTGATGCCGGTTCACGCCGTGAGCCTCGTCGCTATGGGTCTGTGGATGCTCGACAA
This region of Streptosporangium sp. NBC_01495 genomic DNA includes:
- a CDS encoding cyclase family protein is translated as MPTQDDVLGYFNTLSNWGRWGDDDELGTLNHITDDVRLAAARAVRHGRSVSCAWEVAVPEDMERSTTTCPCAADMPGAENMPVPGFHNDRRWGFSSERLGVTFHGNTLTHVDSPCHIFWDGTMYNGRSHSLVDAATGSAWASVTAAANGIITRGVLLDIASVRDVPWLEPGQGVFPDDLEEAERRQGVRVRSGDAVLLRTGYGRVRHETGAVSGFTQAGWHASCLPWLHEREVALIGADTPQDVQPSGYEDVLMPVHAVSLVAMGLWMLDNCDLEACATTAAELGQWDFHLAVAPVRFAGTSGSPVNPIATF